A single genomic interval of Caldilineales bacterium harbors:
- a CDS encoding hydrogenase iron-sulfur subunit, which yields MATNNEQFEPTIIGFTCNWCSYRAADLAGTSRTKYPPNVRLIRLMCSGRLDPTFVLKALSLGADGVLITGCHPGECHYLEQNYKALRRYALLKRMLAQFGVEPERVKLVWASAAEGVRLAHEITEMVESVRALGPLNWPGVVASEQPAHEPAQASVTQRLPSPAEVPQEAAA from the coding sequence ATGGCTACGAACAACGAGCAATTTGAACCCACCATCATCGGCTTCACCTGCAACTGGTGCAGCTATCGGGCGGCGGACCTGGCAGGGACGTCGCGCACCAAGTACCCGCCCAATGTGCGCCTCATTCGCCTGATGTGTTCGGGTCGCCTTGACCCCACCTTTGTGCTGAAAGCGCTGAGCCTGGGCGCCGACGGCGTGCTGATCACCGGCTGCCATCCGGGCGAGTGCCACTATCTGGAGCAGAACTACAAGGCTCTGCGCCGCTACGCCCTGCTCAAACGTATGCTGGCCCAGTTCGGCGTCGAGCCCGAACGCGTCAAGCTGGTGTGGGCCAGCGCCGCTGAGGGGGTGCGCCTGGCGCACGAGATCACGGAAATGGTCGAGAGCGTGCGGGCGCTGGGGCCGCTGAACTGGCCGGGCGTGGTCGCGTCCGAGCAGCCGGCGCACGAGCCGGCGCAGGCATCTGTCACCCAACGACTCCCATCGCCGGCTGAAGTCCCCCAGGAGGCAGCCGCATGA
- a CDS encoding CoB--CoM heterodisulfide reductase iron-sulfur subunit A family protein produces MSEQERVGVYVCHCGTNIAATVDVEYVAKWAAEALKDRDVVVARDYQFMCSSLGQELIEADIKEKGLTRVVVAACSPHLHEQTFRNACQRAGLNPFLCELVSIREQVSWVHTDRAAATEKARAVVSGGVERVKLHEPLEPLRVPIHPATLVVGGGIAGIQAALEIADSGFPVYLVERQPSIGGHMAQFDKTFPTLDCSACILTPKMVNAGGHPHITLMTYSEVERVDGYVGNFTVTIRKKARYVNEDVCTGCGICTEKCPVRVIDDVFEAGLGYRKAVYRPFPQAVPKYPVIDTQNCTFFQRGKCKACQIFCPTQPKAIDFEQKDELVQVQVGNIILATGYDLFNCRQVPQYGYGRLANIFTSLEFERLCNAAGPTQGSVVLRDGVTKPKTVGIIHCVGSRDRRFNNYCSVICCMQSLKFAHLVKERTGAEVYNFYIDMRTAFKEYDEFYQRVLEEGVHFIRGRVAEVTDAARLPGEEGRIIVQVEDTFIGKQRRIPVDMIILSAALVPRPDADEVAQRFGIACSSNGWFIEKHPKLDPVATMTEGIFIAGACQGPKDIPASVSQGAAAAARVLGRINQKEMALEPVRASVIAAQCSGCRICNNLCPFNAISFDTARKVTEINPALCQGCGTCVAACPSGAITGTQFSNAQVMAQLEGLLLRNVGGGLIPTYEPERVLA; encoded by the coding sequence ATGAGTGAACAGGAGCGTGTTGGCGTGTATGTGTGCCATTGCGGCACCAACATCGCCGCTACCGTGGATGTGGAGTACGTGGCAAAATGGGCCGCCGAAGCGCTGAAAGACCGTGACGTGGTGGTGGCGCGCGACTACCAATTCATGTGCTCGAGCCTGGGGCAGGAGCTGATCGAGGCCGACATCAAGGAAAAGGGGCTGACCCGCGTGGTGGTGGCGGCGTGCTCACCGCACCTGCACGAGCAGACCTTTCGCAACGCCTGCCAACGCGCCGGCTTGAACCCCTTCTTGTGCGAGCTGGTCTCCATTCGCGAACAAGTCTCGTGGGTGCACACCGATCGGGCGGCGGCCACCGAAAAAGCGCGGGCCGTCGTATCGGGCGGGGTCGAGCGGGTGAAGCTGCACGAACCGCTGGAACCGCTGCGGGTGCCCATTCATCCGGCCACGTTGGTGGTGGGCGGCGGCATCGCCGGCATCCAGGCCGCCCTCGAAATTGCCGATAGCGGCTTCCCTGTCTATTTGGTCGAGCGACAGCCCTCGATCGGCGGGCACATGGCCCAGTTCGACAAGACCTTCCCCACGCTCGACTGCTCGGCCTGCATCCTCACCCCCAAGATGGTGAACGCCGGCGGACATCCGCACATCACGCTGATGACCTACAGCGAGGTCGAGCGGGTGGATGGCTACGTGGGCAACTTCACCGTCACCATTCGCAAGAAGGCGCGATACGTCAACGAAGACGTCTGCACGGGCTGCGGCATCTGCACCGAGAAATGCCCGGTGCGCGTGATCGACGATGTCTTCGAGGCGGGATTGGGCTACCGCAAAGCTGTGTATCGCCCGTTCCCGCAGGCGGTGCCCAAATACCCGGTGATCGACACCCAGAACTGCACCTTCTTCCAGCGCGGCAAGTGCAAGGCCTGCCAGATCTTCTGCCCCACGCAGCCCAAGGCCATCGACTTCGAGCAGAAGGACGAGCTGGTGCAGGTGCAGGTGGGCAACATCATTCTGGCCACCGGCTACGACCTGTTCAACTGCCGGCAGGTGCCGCAGTATGGGTACGGCAGATTGGCAAACATCTTCACCAGCCTGGAATTCGAGCGCCTGTGCAACGCCGCCGGGCCCACGCAAGGCAGCGTGGTGCTGCGCGACGGCGTCACCAAGCCCAAGACGGTGGGGATCATCCACTGCGTGGGCAGCCGCGACCGCCGCTTCAACAACTATTGCTCGGTGATCTGCTGCATGCAGAGCCTGAAGTTCGCCCATTTGGTGAAAGAGCGCACCGGCGCCGAGGTGTACAACTTCTACATCGACATGCGCACGGCCTTCAAAGAGTACGACGAGTTCTACCAGCGCGTGCTCGAAGAGGGGGTGCATTTCATCCGCGGGCGCGTGGCCGAAGTGACCGACGCGGCGCGGCTGCCGGGCGAGGAAGGTCGCATTATCGTGCAGGTGGAAGACACTTTCATCGGCAAGCAGCGGCGCATCCCCGTGGATATGATCATCCTCTCGGCGGCGCTGGTGCCACGGCCCGACGCCGACGAGGTGGCGCAGCGGTTCGGCATTGCCTGCAGTTCCAACGGCTGGTTCATCGAGAAGCACCCCAAGCTCGACCCGGTGGCGACGATGACCGAGGGCATCTTCATCGCTGGGGCCTGCCAGGGGCCCAAAGATATTCCAGCCAGCGTGTCGCAGGGGGCGGCGGCGGCGGCGCGGGTGCTGGGGCGCATCAATCAGAAAGAGATGGCCCTGGAGCCGGTGCGAGCCAGCGTCATTGCCGCCCAATGCTCGGGTTGCCGCATCTGCAACAACCTGTGCCCGTTCAACGCCATCAGCTTCGATACGGCGCGCAAGGTCACAGAGATCAATCCGGCGCTGTGCCAGGGTTGCGGCACCTGTGTGGCGGCTTGCCCATCGGGCGCCATCACCGGCACGCAGTTCAGCAACGCACAAGTGATGGCGCAATTGGAAGGTCTGCTGCTGCGCAATGTGGGCGGTGGACTGATCCCAACCTACGAACCGGAACGAGTGCTGGCATAA